A window from Melitaea cinxia chromosome 5, ilMelCinx1.1, whole genome shotgun sequence encodes these proteins:
- the LOC123654082 gene encoding Bardet-Biedl syndrome 1 protein homolog → MGNISRWLDVEVGTDDVDLNTLPSNLSLTDLQNDNEYKLLVGDLGRGEEGPRLKIFKGAMQISDITLPDLPLGVESIYSSDSSPRLAPLIAVAFSSCIYIYRNLKLYYKYYLPSLELNTSEMEIWKQLTDPVHHNEEKVLALTDSLHNMPQKILTSQSRNFLALTLEQQLEFLESAELPKKGTSEISCITTLKMNSVDKYAMRCLVVGTEDGELIVLDPQTFTQIHLVRLCTVKKTPYQMVATGLYNVDYRITIATREKSVCLLKREWKEGRLLFNTDDHVVAMETMTSDNSIMVICMDNTLACYSRKGRKQWSILLEHRPVAMTLLPIMHLGVTLTAVALSSGHVYMFEGKAKRDTIFVRDVVSVMKFGQLGQEEHVFTIITTTGNLMLKILKRTADFNTEVTGVESCVGATVARPWLIPKKSKLFLEQAMRERENAIPMHINFQHELNRLRLMSARTLLDAYEKSDNFVGAGDMEPIRLSAEVEGLGPVFRVTLIVENTSTEKAVIGLAILFLVHSTAYKVYNPYIKVPLISPGNQLKFPTKVEEVFGENINPDIYFRNVTGQAGEGSLVKVLLLKEGKSNPILAATVTMPPTDPMMIPYEKIQATSDFNEDQNFGTRN, encoded by the exons ATGGGAAATATTAGTCGTTGGCTAGACGTGGAAGTAGGGACTGATGATGTAGATTTAAACACTCTACCCTCTAATTTAAGTCTTACTGATTTGCAAAATGATAACGAATATAAACTTCTTGTTGGTGATTTGGGAAGAGGTGAAGAAGGTCCAAGGTTAAAA ATATTCAAGGGTGCTATGCAAATATCAGATATTACTCTACCGGACCTGCCCTTAGGAGTTGAAAGCATTTACTCCAGTGACTCCTCACCGAGGTTAGCCCCTCTGATAGCAGTGGCATTTTCTTCATGCATCTACATTTATAGGAATTTAAAACTGTACTACAAATATTATCTGCCTAGTTTGGAACTGAACACTAGTGAAATGGAGATTTGGAAACAg CTTACAGATCCGGTACATCACAATGAAGAGAAAGTGTTGGCTCTCACAGACAGTCTTCACAACATGCCACAGAAAATTCTTACATCTCAGTCTAGAAATTTCCTAGCTCTTACTCTAGAACAGCAGCTAGAATTCTTAGAAAGTGCAGAGTTACCGAAGAAGGGAACCTCCGAAATATCTTGTATAACTACCCTCAAAATGAATTCAGTTGATAAATATGCAATGCGGTGCTTGGTCGTTGGGACGGAAGATGGAGAGTTGATCGTACTTGACCCTCAGACTTTCACACAAATTCATTTG GTAAGGTTATGTACGGTCAAGAAAACACCGTATCAGATGGTAGCGACAGGCCTCTATAACGTTGACTACAGAATAACAATAGCTACCAG AGAGAAATCAGTGTGTTTATTGAAAAGGGAATGGAAAGAAGGTCGCCTGCTTTTCAACACGGATGACCACGTCGTTGCTATGGAAACCATGACGTCAGACAACAGTATCATGGTCATATGCATGGATAACACCCTGGCGTGTTATAGTAGAAAG GGAAGAAAACAATGGTCAATATTGCTAGAACATCGCCCGGTAGCGATGACTCTCTTACCGATAATGCATCTAGGAGTTACACTGACAGCAGTAGCTTTAAGCTCAGGACACGTTTACATGTTTGAGGGGAAGGCCAAAAGAGATACTATATTCGTGAGAG aTGTAGTTTCAGTGATGAAGTTTGGTCAACTGGGTCAAGAGGAACACGTTTTTACTATCATCACTACGA CTGGCAATCTTATGCTGAAAATCCTAAAACGTACAGCGGACTTTAACACAGAAGTAACAGGAGTGGAGTCTTGTGTGGGAGCCACTGTGGCAAGGCCCTGGCTTATCCCTAAGAAATCGAAGCTTTTCCTGGAGCAGGCTATGAGGGAGAGAGAGAACGCTATAC CGATGCATATAAACTTTCAACACGAGTTGAATCGCCTTCGATTGATGTCAGCGCGGACTTTACTAGATGCATACGAGAAGTCCGACAACTTTGTTGGGGCCGGAGATATGGAACCCATACGACTGTCTGCTGAG gTCGAAGGTCTGGGTCCAGTTTTCCGCGTCACACTAATAGTCGAGAATAcgtcaactgaaaaagctgtcATCGGCCTCGCCATCTTGTTTCTAGTACATTCCACCGCCTATAAAGTGTACAATCCTTACATAAAG GTACCGCTAATATCGCCAGGCAACCAACTCAAGTTCCCAACAAAAGTCGAAGAGGTCTTCGGCGAAAATATAAACCCTGATATATATTTTCGAAATGTTACTGGACAGGCGGGAGAAGGTTCCCTAGTAAAAGTTCTCCTTTTGAAGGAAGGGAAATCGAATCCCATACTAGCAGCTACAGTGACGATGCCCCCCACTGACCCTATGATGATACCTTATGAGAAAATACAAGCCACAAGCGATTTTAATGAAGATCAAAACTTTGGAACTCGGAATTGA